In Salmo salar chromosome ssa15, Ssal_v3.1, whole genome shotgun sequence, one genomic interval encodes:
- the knl1 gene encoding uncharacterized protein knl1 — translation MEPPDASSRTDSDHVGSSKRRISSILKVPRTSIKFTGPELEESRVEVVKPVEKRISRRVSFATSNDVLLFSKDVKNGSPVRSPLQNLTTTAENISIHTGSIDGAQPITGMETLLNAPLHVSQQRNKENVMFNQDDYGEKTMMFTGEDTAFMDMTHSHTILIANDSESSIVLPNEINVTTPTCGNMDFTFSMEKGKTGCFQDSTENCAPFKNPSNLARGIDPEFEHFLASITKSSGPMCNPIAPKSSTTVAFHRAASPPEKTNNRRFLAALNARRSGVDKENQVPALSTTGGDCTVGSIIPQRQGPQFMNTSTTQTEQDHMDLTKSHTTLIDGEGVFQCVQTVSSEEQRLRGSTFSQVSVSTDPDEMELTRSQTVAIDSKAIWMFGPNPSQKIERKSVVFTLDPNKTQIFSGDDHAMELTAALNVPLQENVCAPTKKGESSPWMFPPENRMPSVQQNQQTFHSTSYPYSDDMEMTRCQTVAIDSKSVGLTEIPLLGNTRKSLSFMPSSHRGVFFSEDGNGMDLTEALTGNIVSNSHIAINKPLQSLFPTTEMSFHSDRSTKMEMTSGQRSNKVWEPASSDPDDMEITKSLTAVIDSKYCVMEKPSLSKPKTKFDLGQSYVPPSMQYGNFSDDANSVKRALDQVKDFSVAISDPDDMEMTRSQTVAIDTKSLNMVNRMQNTRKSISFMSASNRPSHISEDDCVMDMTKSLTVSIDHRNGLNMTDETTGRLFPISKHQKETFEKSLIRADLSTDDMEITRSQTGVIDTRGFGGVTPSLQGGRGRFVSFLESNKTLIEEDDNCMEVTQALTAELLTNVSHSAHEGENLARMSTISKTNFTGAKGNHFVDVGHKTDQRRSSDSNDMDITRSQTAVIESENIKMGNRDPVRARQRLSSVSKTLQMVPPAEQSAHGEITFQLGVESLCSKKAPTFSDSDEMELTRSQTVAIESKVINMFSPETNPPLGNVSISQANDMEVKRVVEATRCRNNPVAVPSNLEEKRARDETEMFSEDHEMEMTKAVTTQIEQHAPTNVKGPSSTTNAISLCLPEGHPREIPTNLTEHFDLKGLADRNDPDLKDEDCSFIPNRPESSPIASSVSIEDVNVPSKKEKTSRMSLADLQLKLNHMSRMINESTEVMGSCTAPLSHLMRTSDQHSVATESFSTVDYGSKSMGLMTEKPASVNLEDHIIHNDKPNMTAPFNLKSKCLASRLSFGGFLPKLPQIAKPSESNQSNSVTDFGKLLKKNSLGGTHELRSNTSMDNIDDEVLPDISSEEDLSETMETKSPQGVDDKGNLFLGKVIKDVVAHEVFKEPVPTVTQCQKRPLPEEGHDDSMDEVKRNKPSTENKEMIPHTQVVQWDSNCTGAAADGSSSNSNLRCEGTFESTYRQSQFESLLDNTGDYTSDVRKKLQDGSITVAEFLKLFSIDFVIHKPRQSILPARIVSDLDRKTEDLLIEKHINRPKQRVYETDCQILTEMVEGLKVRLRDQDSLLQSVNGTLWEAVKGFSDEELLLFGSKLKERRTFFRKRSKVRSHEMKAVLYSDLVHTTREAQHNLRGNIEKTDQCLKDLDECLHDLEAELAAVEGTGVEDCEPTLKARQQGLEKVNKAIAKSEGQMCELELQKINSVDKVDRLRKETLELEKHIAMLDRVNEWKFVQKDDRKTVYSFLYESLLLEVQFEKPDGGEVCEQTERNIMDITFQRQMDDEKSQCYSRLVHNLLCQYIGSETTWFKKYPTSQYIPKLLHDVGLVVSRCRLLGEEIHLMKKWGALRLDILDISCVDTQVRILFSSLKSFSKFEMTVAVTSAYPFGLFHVQNFQNHIGNTTKDQVEDIVSSVTPAKNYLTKIVKRIHESLLC, via the exons ATGGAGCCGCCTGATGCTTCATCAAGGACGGA CAGTGATCATGTTGGATCCTCCAAACGGCGTATTTCTTCG ATCCTGAAAGTTCCACGGACATCTATCAAATTCACTGGCCCAGAGCTAGAGGAGAGTCGG GTGGAGGTGGTCAAGCCAGTAGAGAAGAGGATCTCCCGAAGAGTCAGTTTCGCCACTTCCAATGATGTTCTACTGTTTTCAAA AGATGTAAAGAATGGCTCCCCTGTCCGGAGTCCTCTACAAAACCTCACAACTA CTGCAGAAAACATAAGCATTCATACGGGTTCCATTGATGGGGCTCAACCAATCACAG GCATGGAAACCTTGTTGAATGCTCCCCTCCATGTTTCACAACAAAGAAATAAG GAAAATGTAATGTTCAACCAGGATGAttatggggagaaaacaatgATGTTCACAGGAGAGGACACAGCATTTATGGATATGACTCACAGTCACACAATACTCATCGCCAATGATTCAGAATCATCAATTGTTCTGCCAAATGAAATCAATGTGACTACACCTACCTGTGGAAACATGGATTTTACTTTTTCAATGGAGAAAGGTAAAACTGGGTGTTTTCAGGACTCAACAGAGAATTGTGCCCCGTTTAAAAACCCTTCCAACTTAGCCAGAGGTATAGATCCAGAGTTTGAACATTTCCTTGCCAGTATAACGAAGTCAAGTGGCCCCATGTGTAATCCAATAGCTCCCAAATCCTCAACTACTGTGGCATTCCACAGAGCTGCATCCCCTCCAGAAAAAACGAACAACAGACGTTTCCTTGCTGCGCTAAATGCCCGCAGGTCAGGAGTTGATAAAGAGAATCAGGTCCCAGCTTTGTCGACAACGGGCGGAGACTGTACAGTGGGCTCAATTATCCCTCAAAGGCAAGGGCCTCAGTTCATGAATACATCTACGACGCAAACTGAACAAGATCATATGGATCTGACAAAAAGCCATACAACTTTGATAGATGGCGAAGGAGTTTTTCAGTGTGTGCAAACTGTAAGCTCTGAAGAGCAACGGCTTAGGGGAAGCACTTTCAGCCAGGTATCTGTCTCTACTGATCCAGATGAAATGGAGTTGACCAGGAGCCAAACTGTTGCCATTGACTCCAAAGCCATTTggatgtttgggccaaatccctCCCAGAAAATTGAAAGGAAAAGTGTGGTCTTCACATTAGATCCCAATAAAACCCAGATCTTCTCAGGCGATGACCATGCCATGGAGTTAACTGCAGCTCTCAATGTACCTCTCCAGGAGAATGTGTGTGCTCCGACCAAGAAAGGCGAATCATCACCCTGGATGTTTCCCCCAGAAAACAGAATGCCCTCCGTTCAGCAAAATCAACAGACCTTTCATAGCACCTCCTATCCATACTCGGATGACATGGAGATGACAAGATGTCAAACGGTTGCCATTGATTCCAAAAGTGTAGGCTTAACGGAAATTCCCTTACTAGGGAATACAAGGAAAAGTTTGTCTTTTATGCCATCCTCTCACAGAGGTGTGTTTTTTTCAGAAGATGGTAATGGTATGGATCTGACTGAGGCCCTCACTGGAAATATTGTGTCAAACAGCCATATAGCAATTAATAAGCCACTACAGAGCTTGTTCCCCACAACAGAGATGTCCTTTCACTCTGATCGGAGTACTAAAATGGAGATGACTTCAGGACAGAGAAGTAATAAAGTATGGGAGCCTGCATCTTCTGATCCTGATGACATGGAAATCACAAAAAGCCTAACTGCTGTAATTGATTCCAAATATTGTGTGATGGAGAAGCCTTCTCTTAGCAAACCGAAAACCAAGTTTGACCTGGGTCAATCCTATGTGCCACCATCTATGCAATATGGCAATTTCTCAGATGATGCTAACAGTGTGAAGAGGGCGCTGGATCAGGTGAAAGATTTTTCTGTAGCCATATCGGATCCTGATGACATGGAGATGACTAGAAGTCAAACTGTTGCCATCGACACCAAAAGCCTCAATATGGTCAATCGCATGCAAAACACAAGGAAAAGTATATCCTTCATGTCAGCTTCCAACAGACCCAGTCATATATCAGAGGATGACTGTGTTATGGACATGACCAAATCTCTCACTGTGTCTATAGATCACAGAAATGGTCTGAACATGACAGATGAGACCACTGGCAGATTGTTCCCCATATCAAAACACCAAAAGGAAACGTTTGAGAAGAGCCTGATTAGAGCAGATCTTAGTACAGATGACATGGAAATCACAAGGAGCCAAACTGGGGTTATTGACACCAGAGGTTTTGGTGGTGTAACTCCTTCACTCCAAGGTGGTAGAGGAAGATTTGTCAGCTTTTTGGAATCAAATAAAACTCTTATTGAGGAGGATGACAATTGTATGGAGGTGACTCAAGCTCTCACTGCAGAGTTATTAACAAATGTGTCACATTCTGCCCATGAGGGTGAGAACTTAGCTAGGATGTCCACAATCTCAAAGACAAACTTCACTGGAGCAAAGGGCAATCATTTCGTGGACGTGGGTCACAAAACCGATCAACGTAGATCATCGGATTCAAATGACATGGATATAACGAGAAGTCAGACCGCTGTAATTGAGTCTGAAAACATCAAGATGGGGAACCGTGACCCTGTCAGAGCAAGGCAACGTTTATCCAGTGTGAGTAAGACCCTGCAGATGGTTCCTCCCGCAGAGCAGAGTGCACATGGTGAGATTACGTTTCAGTTAGGTGTTGAAAGCCTCTGCAGTAAAAAGGCACCTACATTTTCTGACTCTGATGAAATGGAACTGACAAGGAGCCAGACTGTTGCAATTGAATCCAAAGTTATTAACATGTTTTCCCCTGAAACAAATCCACCATTAGGGAATGTGTCAATTAGTCAGGCAAATGATATGGAAGTGAAACGAGTAGTAGAAGCGACACGTTGCAGAAATAATCCTGTAGCTGTACCCTCTAACCTGGAGGAGAAAAGGGCCAGAGATGAAACTGAAATGTTTTCTGAGGATCATGAAATGGAGATGACCAAGGCTGTCACAACGCAAATTGAACAACATGCACCTACCAATGTGAAGGGCCCTTCATCCACCACAAATGCAATTTCCTTGTGTCTACCGGAGGGTCACCCTAGAGAAATCCCCACTAACCTTACAGAACACTTTGACCTAAAGGGATTGGCAGACCGAAATGATCCTGATCTGAAAGATGAAGACTGCTCCTTTATTCCTAACAGACCAGAAAGCTCTCCCATTGCCTCTTCAGTCTCAATAGAAGATGTTAATGTACCTTCGAAGAAGGAAAAGACCAGTCGAATGAGTTTGGCAGATCTGCAGTTGAAACTTAATCATATGAGCCGCATGATAAATGAATCCACAGAAGTGATGGGTAGCTGCACTGCACCTTTATCTCACTTGATGAGGACCTCTGACCAACACAGTGTAGCGACAGAATCCTTTTCAACTGTAGACTATGGGTCTAAATCCATGGGATTAATGACTGAGAAACCAGCAAGTGTCAACTTGGAAGACCATATTATTCACAATGACAAACCTAATATGACTGCTCCTTTTAACTTGAAAAGTAAATGCCTTGCATCACGACTGTCATTTGGTGGTTTCCTGCCCAAACTCCCACAAATAGCCAAACCCTCTGAATCAAACCAGTCCAATAGCGTGACAGATTTTGGGAAACTTCTGAAGAAGAATAGCTTGGGTGGCACTCATGAACTGAGGAGCAACACCTCGATGGACAACATTGATGATGAAGTGCTTCCAGACATTAGCAGTGAAGAGGACTTATCAGAAACTATGGAAACCAAGTCTCCTCAGGGGGTCGACGACAAGGGAAATCTTTTCTTAGGCAAGGTGATCAAGGATGTTGTGGCGCATGAGGTCTTTAAAGAGCCGGTCCCAACTGTTACCCAATGTCAGAAGAGGCCCCTACCAGAAGAGGGCCATGATGACTCCATGGATGAGGTAAAGAGGAATAAGCCATCAACAGAAAACAAAGAAATG atcccacacacacaggtagttcAGTGGGACAGTAACTGTACAGGAGCTGCAGCTGATGGCTCCAGCAGCAACTCCAACCTCCGATGTGAGGGCACATTTGAGTCAA CTTACAGACAAAGCCAATTCGAGTCCCTGCTTGACAACACCGGGGACTACACATCTGATGTACGGAAG AAACTCCAAGATGGCAGCATTACAGTGGCTGAGTTCCTGAAACTCTTCAGCATCGACTTTGTCATCCATAAACCTCGACAGAGTATTCTGCCTGCGAGA ATTGTGTCGGATCTCGATCGCAAAACAGAGGACTTGTTAATCGAGAAGCATATCAACCGTCCCAAACAGAGGGTGTATGAGACAGACTGCCAGATACTCACAGAAATGGTGGAGGG GTTGAAAGTACGTCTGAGAGACCAAGACAGTCTTCTGCAAAGTGTTAATGGAACACTTTGGGAGGCGGTGAAGGGCTTTTCAGATGAAGAG ttGCTGCTTTTTGGTTCAAAGTtgaaagagaggaggacattCTTCAGAAAGAGAAGCAAAGTGCGATCTCATGAAATGAAAGCAGTTTTGTACTCTGACCTTGTGCACACAACTCGG GAGGCACAACATAACTTGAGAGGAAATATTGAGAAGACCGATCAGTGTCTGAAAGACCTTGATGAATGTCTACATGACTTGGAAGCTG AACTTGCAGCTGTGGAGGGCACAGGAGTAGAGGACTGTGAGCCAACCTTGAAAGCAAGGCAGCAAG GGTTGGAGAAGGTCAACAAAGCAATTGCTAAAAGTGAAGG GCAAATGTGTGAATTGGAACTACAGAAGATAAACTCTGTGGACAAAGTGGACAGACTCCGAAAGGAAACTCTGGAACTTGAGAAACATATTGCCATGCTGGATAG AGTGAATGAATGGAAGTTTGTGCAGAAAGATGACAGGAAGACAGTCTACAGCTTTCTTTACGAGTCCTTGCTGTTGGAGGTGCAGTTTGAGAAACCTGACG GAGGAGAGGTCTGTGAACAGACTGAGCGTAACATCATGGACATCACATTTCAACGCCAAATGGATG ATGAAAAGTCACAGTGCTACTCTCGGCTTGTACACAATCTTCTATGCCAGTACATAGGCAGTGAAACCACTTGGTTCAAGAAGTACCCCACCAGTCAATACATTCCCAAG CTGCTGCATGATGTGGGTCTGGTGGTAAGCCGCTGTCGCCTCCTGGGAGAAGAGATCCACCTGATGAAGAAGTGGGGCGCTCTGAGGCTGGACATCCTGGACATCAGCTGTGTGGACACACA AGTTCGAATCCTGTTCTCCAGTCTCAAGTCATTTAGCAAGTTTGAGATGACAGTAGCCGTTACCTCCGCCTACCCCTTCGGTCTCTTTCATGTGCAAAACTTCCAAAATCACATTGGAAACACAAC GAAAGACCAGGTGGAAGACATTGTATCATCAGTAACACCAGCCAAGAACTACTTGACCAAGATTGTCAAGAGGATCCATGAAAGTCTGCTGTGCTGA
- the LOC106571470 gene encoding uncharacterized protein isoform X1, whose amino-acid sequence MKTAANKYEFKATSMPSDFSLVPKTAISKPHKENVPRNNFVAQMHKGASTRHGQQQSELKGQNQLLVEANEELQKICSETQLKVAQLEQQYSDLQGTNADIKKRLKDCHVLLVAGNIDPVLGERIGQSAPQNEDQQRVVVNVSRDLLRELWTFGDMATEQSAQLTEVQKSMKDLMEAREHLVQERDHFSLEVEETEKALEEAEQLLLE is encoded by the exons ATGAAGACAGCGGCCAATAAATACGAATTCAAAGCGACATCCATGCCGTCAGACTTCAGTTTAGTTCCAAAAACAGCTATTTCTAAGCCTCACAAAGAGAACGTACCAAG AAATAATTTTGTAGCCCAAATGCATAAAGG AGCTTCCACCAGACATGGACAGCAGCAGTCAGAACTGAAGGGTCAGAATCAACTTTTAGTTGAAGCCAATGAGGAACTGCAGAAAATTTGTTCAGAAACTCAG CTAAAAGTTGCCCAGCTGGAGCAACAATACAGTGACCTCCAAGGAACCAATGCCGACATCAAGAAACGTCTGAAGGACTGCCATGTGCTACTAGTCGCTGGAAATATTGATCCAG TTTTGGGAGAGAGAATTGGACAATCTGCACCGCAAAATGAGGATCAACAGCGAGTGGTGGTG AATGTGTCCCGGGATCTGTTACGTGAACTGTGGACATTTGGTGACATGGCAACAGAACAAAGTGCACAACTAACA GAAGTTCAAAAGTCCATGAAGGATCTCATGGAGGCTCGGGAGCATCTCGTGCAGGAGAGGGATCATTTCTCCTTGGAAGTTGAAGAAACGGAGAAGGCTCTTGAGGAGGCAGAGCAACTTTTATTggagtag
- the rad51 gene encoding DNA repair protein RAD51 homolog 1 — translation MAVRSEARVEAEVEEEESFGPQLLSRLEQCGISASDIKKLEDAGFHTIEAVAYAPKKELLNIKGISEAKADKVLAEAAKLVPMGFTTATEFHQRRAEIIQISTGSKELDKLLQGGIETGSITEMFGEFRTGKTQLCHTLAVTCQLPIDQGGGEGKAMYIDTEGTFRPERLLAVAERYGLVGSDVLDNVAYARAFNTDHQTQLLYQASAMMAESRYALLIVDSATALYRTDYSGRGELAARQGHLGRFLRMLLRLADEFGVAVVITNQVVAQVDGAAMFSADPKKPIGGNIMAHASTTRLYLRKGRGETRICKIYDSPCLPESEAMFAINADGVGDAKD, via the exons ATGGCTGTCAGGAGCGAGGCCAGGGTAGAggcagaggtagaggaggaggagagctttGGACCACAGCTACTGAGCAGACTTGAG CAATGTGGCATCAGTGCCAGTGACATAAAGAAGCTGGAGGATGCAGGGTTCCACACCATTGAGGCAGTGGCCTATGCACCCAAGAAGGAGCTGCTCAACATCAAGGGGATCAGTGAGGCCAAAGCAGACAAAGTTCTG GCTGAAGCTGCCAAACTAGTGCCCATGGGCTTCACCACAGCGACAGAGTTCCACCAACGCCGAGCTGAAATCATCCAGATCTCCACCGGGTCCAAAGAGCTGGACAAGCTGCTACAGG gtgggaTAGAGACAGGCTCCATCACAGAAATGTTTGGAGAGTTCCGGACAGGAAAAACACAGCTGTGCCACACCCTTGCAGTCACCTGCCAG TTGCCCATTGACCAGGGTGGTGGAGAGGGCAAAGCCATGTACATTGATACAGAGGGGACCTTCAGACCAGAGAGATTACTGGCTGTAGCAGAGAG GTATGGACTTGTTGGGAGTGACGTTCTGGACAATGTAGCCTACGCTAGGGCCTTTAACACAGATCACCAGACCCAGCTGCTTTACCAAGCCTCAGCCATGATGGCAGAGTCCAG GTATGCCCTGCTGATAGTGGACAGTGCCACAGCCCTCTACAGAACCGACTACTCCGGGAGGGGAGAGCTCGCTGCACGGCAAGGCCACCTGGGACGCTTCCTGAGAATGCTGCTAAGGCTAGCAGACGAG TTTGGCGTTGCTGTGGTGATAACCAATCAGGTGGTGGCCCAGGTAGACGGCGCCGCCATGTTCTCAGCAGACCCTAAAAAACCTATCGGGGGCAACATCATGGCACATGCCTCCACTACGCG ACTGTACTTGAGGAAAGGTCGCGGCGAAACGAGGATCTGCAAAATCTACGACTCGCCCTGCCTCCCAGAGTCTGAAGCCATGTTTGCCATCAACGCAGATGGGGTGGGTGACGCCAAGGACTGA
- the LOC106571470 gene encoding uncharacterized protein isoform X2, with product MHKGASTRHGQQQSELKGQNQLLVEANEELQKICSETQLKVAQLEQQYSDLQGTNADIKKRLKDCHVLLVAGNIDPVLGERIGQSAPQNEDQQRVVVNVSRDLLRELWTFGDMATEQSAQLTEVQKSMKDLMEAREHLVQERDHFSLEVEETEKALEEAEQLLLE from the exons ATGCATAAAGG AGCTTCCACCAGACATGGACAGCAGCAGTCAGAACTGAAGGGTCAGAATCAACTTTTAGTTGAAGCCAATGAGGAACTGCAGAAAATTTGTTCAGAAACTCAG CTAAAAGTTGCCCAGCTGGAGCAACAATACAGTGACCTCCAAGGAACCAATGCCGACATCAAGAAACGTCTGAAGGACTGCCATGTGCTACTAGTCGCTGGAAATATTGATCCAG TTTTGGGAGAGAGAATTGGACAATCTGCACCGCAAAATGAGGATCAACAGCGAGTGGTGGTG AATGTGTCCCGGGATCTGTTACGTGAACTGTGGACATTTGGTGACATGGCAACAGAACAAAGTGCACAACTAACA GAAGTTCAAAAGTCCATGAAGGATCTCATGGAGGCTCGGGAGCATCTCGTGCAGGAGAGGGATCATTTCTCCTTGGAAGTTGAAGAAACGGAGAAGGCTCTTGAGGAGGCAGAGCAACTTTTATTggagtag